The Pseudomonadota bacterium genome includes a region encoding these proteins:
- a CDS encoding glutamine--tRNA ligase/YqeY domain fusion protein, giving the protein MTTNELPETNFIRDIIDGDFESGKHSSVVTRFPPEPNGFLHIGHATSICLNFGLARDYPGRCHLRFDDTNPLKEESLFAESIIEDVRWLGFDWGDHLYHASGYFDQLYEWALQLIRDGKAYVDELSAEQIREYRGTLTEPGKNSPYRDRPVEENLDLIERMKNGEFDEGTYVVRAKIDMASPNPVMRDPTMYRIRKAEHHRTGAKWCIYPMYDYAHGLSDAIEGVTHSLCTLEFENNRPLYDWFIANLPTPATPRQIEFAGLNLGYTVLSKRVLRGLVEDGLVSGWDDPRMPTLRGLRRRGYTPASIRTFCRRIGLARRHAVSEISLLESGLREELNLSAPRAMAVLRPIKLVITNYPEGQKELLDAVNNPEDESAGVRQVPFSRELYIEDADFREEAPKKYFRLTPGREVRLRWAYFVTCTGAVKDPDTGEVIEVHCTYDPKTRGGDAPDGRKVKGTIHWVSAAHAIDAQVRLYDRLFCVERPGAGVDDVREHLNPDSIEVLRDCKLEPSLREARVGEPLQFERMGYFCVDSVDSSPQSLVFNRTVALRDAWAKIDKAAKAKGG; this is encoded by the coding sequence ATGACCACCAACGAACTTCCCGAGACCAATTTCATCCGAGACATCATCGACGGAGACTTCGAGAGCGGGAAGCACTCGAGCGTCGTGACGCGCTTCCCTCCGGAGCCCAACGGCTTCCTGCACATCGGTCACGCCACATCGATTTGCCTGAACTTCGGCCTCGCCCGCGACTACCCCGGCCGCTGCCACCTGCGCTTCGACGATACGAACCCCCTCAAGGAAGAGTCCCTGTTCGCGGAGTCCATCATCGAGGACGTGCGCTGGCTCGGCTTCGACTGGGGTGATCACCTCTACCATGCCTCCGGGTACTTCGACCAACTGTACGAGTGGGCCCTGCAGCTGATCCGCGACGGCAAGGCCTACGTGGACGAACTCTCGGCTGAGCAGATACGCGAGTACCGGGGCACGCTGACAGAGCCCGGAAAGAACAGCCCTTATCGCGATCGCCCCGTCGAGGAGAACCTCGACCTGATCGAGCGAATGAAGAACGGCGAGTTCGACGAGGGGACCTACGTGGTCCGCGCCAAGATCGACATGGCCTCGCCCAACCCTGTCATGCGCGATCCCACCATGTACCGGATCCGCAAGGCCGAGCATCACCGCACGGGCGCGAAGTGGTGCATCTACCCAATGTACGACTACGCCCACGGCCTGTCGGACGCGATCGAGGGCGTCACCCACTCGCTGTGTACCCTCGAGTTCGAGAACAACCGCCCTCTCTACGACTGGTTCATCGCCAACCTGCCCACGCCGGCCACCCCACGGCAGATCGAGTTTGCCGGGCTGAACCTCGGCTACACGGTGCTGAGCAAGCGCGTGCTGCGCGGGCTGGTCGAGGATGGTCTGGTGTCCGGCTGGGATGATCCGCGTATGCCTACGCTGCGCGGATTGCGCCGTCGCGGCTACACGCCCGCCTCGATCCGCACCTTCTGCCGGCGCATCGGCCTTGCCCGGCGCCACGCGGTGAGTGAGATCTCCCTGCTCGAGAGCGGCCTGCGCGAGGAGCTGAACTTGTCGGCGCCGCGGGCCATGGCCGTACTACGCCCGATCAAGCTCGTCATCACCAACTACCCTGAGGGCCAGAAGGAACTTCTCGACGCGGTGAACAACCCGGAGGACGAGTCGGCCGGCGTGCGCCAGGTTCCGTTTTCCCGGGAACTGTACATAGAGGATGCAGATTTTCGAGAGGAAGCGCCTAAGAAATACTTTCGCCTAACGCCAGGTCGCGAGGTGCGCCTTCGGTGGGCCTACTTCGTAACCTGCACAGGCGCGGTCAAGGACCCGGACACCGGCGAGGTCATCGAGGTCCATTGCACCTACGACCCGAAAACTCGCGGTGGCGATGCCCCGGACGGCCGTAAGGTGAAAGGAACGATTCACTGGGTGTCGGCAGCACACGCCATCGACGCGCAGGTAAGGCTCTACGATCGACTGTTCTGCGTCGAGCGTCCCGGCGCCGGCGTGGACGATGTTCGCGAGCATCTAAATCCTGATTCGATCGAAGTGCTGCGCGATTGTAAGCTCGAGCCGAGCCTGCGTGAGGCGCGGGTGGGCGAACCTCTGCAGTTCGAACGCATGGGGTACTTCTGCGTGGACTCTGTGGACTCGAGCCCGCAGTCGCTGGTGTTCAACCGCACGGTAGCGCTTCGCGACGCCTGGGCGAAGATCGATAAGGCGGCCAAGGCGAAGGGCGGATGA
- a CDS encoding aldehyde dehydrogenase family protein yields MDHQYQFLIDGDLVAADRHSGIHNPATGQPLGQCPIATRDDLERAVAAAKTAFPQWRDTADEERQAACHRVAQLFEDHAEDIARLITQEQGKTLVGIGSRFEVGGCAAWARHTADLPMPIKVLQNNHEGRVEMLRKPVGVVGSITPWNWPLLIAVWHMLPAIRSGCTLVMKPSPYTPLSTLYIGQLIAGVLPKGVVNIVSGDDQLGAWMTEHEDIQKIVFTGSIPTGRRIMGAAAPTLKRLTLELGGNDAGIVLPDCDPSAIAEGLFWGAFINNGQTCAALKRLYVHEEVFEGVCTALAGIASQIPVGNGLDEANVLGPLQNEMQFRKVIELVDDAKANGARVLTGGQTLGDIGYFYAPTLLGNVDQGMRIVQEEQFGPALPIIKISSVEEGIALANDSETGLGGSVWTNDGDAARHVATQLECGSVWINAHGMIAPHVPFGGVKSSGIGVEFGEEGLHEYTTIQAIHGLSPSVEVPQG; encoded by the coding sequence ATGGACCATCAATATCAGTTCTTGATCGACGGCGATCTCGTCGCCGCCGACAGGCATAGCGGCATTCATAATCCCGCGACCGGTCAGCCCCTCGGTCAATGCCCGATCGCCACTCGCGATGACCTGGAGCGCGCGGTGGCCGCCGCGAAGACCGCGTTCCCCCAGTGGCGCGACACGGCCGATGAGGAGCGCCAGGCGGCGTGCCACCGGGTGGCGCAGCTGTTCGAGGACCACGCCGAGGACATCGCGCGCCTCATCACCCAGGAGCAGGGCAAGACGCTCGTGGGCATCGGCTCTCGCTTCGAGGTGGGCGGCTGCGCCGCGTGGGCGCGACACACCGCGGACCTACCCATGCCTATCAAGGTGCTGCAGAACAACCACGAGGGTCGGGTGGAGATGCTGCGCAAGCCGGTAGGCGTGGTCGGATCGATAACGCCCTGGAACTGGCCCCTGCTGATCGCCGTGTGGCACATGCTGCCGGCTATCCGTTCGGGCTGTACGTTGGTGATGAAACCTTCCCCTTACACCCCGCTCTCCACCCTGTACATCGGCCAACTCATCGCCGGCGTGCTGCCGAAGGGCGTCGTCAACATCGTCAGCGGCGACGATCAGCTCGGTGCCTGGATGACCGAGCACGAGGATATCCAGAAGATCGTGTTCACGGGCTCGATCCCTACGGGCCGGCGCATCATGGGCGCTGCCGCCCCCACGCTGAAGCGCCTTACGTTGGAGCTCGGCGGCAACGATGCGGGCATCGTGCTGCCGGACTGCGACCCCAGCGCGATCGCCGAGGGCCTTTTCTGGGGTGCCTTTATCAACAACGGGCAGACCTGCGCCGCCCTGAAGCGTCTGTACGTGCACGAGGAAGTGTTCGAGGGGGTGTGCACGGCGCTCGCCGGGATTGCCTCGCAGATCCCCGTGGGCAATGGACTCGATGAGGCCAACGTGCTCGGCCCCCTGCAGAACGAGATGCAGTTTCGCAAGGTGATCGAACTGGTGGACGATGCCAAGGCCAATGGGGCACGGGTGCTGACCGGAGGCCAAACGCTCGGTGACATCGGCTACTTCTACGCCCCCACGCTGCTAGGGAACGTCGACCAGGGCATGCGCATTGTTCAGGAAGAACAGTTCGGACCGGCGCTTCCTATCATAAAAATTAGCTCCGTCGAGGAGGGCATTGCGCTCGCCAACGACAGCGAGACGGGACTTGGCGGGTCGGTCTGGACCAACGATGGCGACGCGGCGCGACACGTCGCCACGCAGTTGGAGTGTGGCTCGGTCTGGATCAACGCGCACGGCATGATTGCGCCCCATGTACCGTTCGGTGGGGTAAAGAGCTCTGGGATCGGGGTGGAATTCGGGGAGGAGGGCCTTCATGAGTACACGACAATCCAGGCGATTCACGGGTTGTCGCCGTCTGTCGAGGTGCCGCAGGGCTGA